GATCCGGAGGCGGCACTCCGGGACGGCGACGTGGCGTCGCTCGCACACGCACCGGGCATCAGCGAGGGTCGGGCCGCCCGCATCGCTCGCGGTGCGATCCGGGCCGAACACGACGACCCCGGTGGGTTCACCGCGACGAAACGCGCCCGGGAAATCCACGAGGATGCACTGGCCCTGTTGACCGAGCGGACAGTGACCGACTACGCCGCGAAGCGACTGGAGACGATCTATCCCAGCGGCGTCCGCAGCCGCATCGAGGAGGTCCGGGCGTTCGCCGAGTCGGCGATGGCCCGCGACCCCGACCCGGCAGTTCTCGACGCCCTGTCGGCCGTCGAACCGCTTTCTGAACCCGGCGACGTGCGGGTCCGGGACCGCTGTCTGGCGACCCGCGACGCCGAGCGCTACGCCGACGCGCAGGCCGCGATTCCGGAGGTCAGTGTCGAGGTCGTCGACGACGCCCGCCAGCTGGCCGAACTCGCCCGCTCGTACTCGACGGTCGTCGCGCTGGACGAGGCCTTCGCCGGTGTTGACGTGGATGGCGATGTCCGGGTAGAACCGAACGCGCTCGAAGAGCCCGAATCCGTCGTGCCCGAACGCGTGCTCACCTTCTTCGCTCGCAACCGCGACCGGATACGGGCCGCTGCCGAGGTCCACCGCGTCGCCGACCTCGATTCGCCGTGTGACCTGGAGACGCTCCTGTCGGCGCTCGACCAGCTCGACGAGGACGGGAGCGTCAGCGGCGACGAGGAGCTCGACCGCCTCGCCACCGCCGTCGACGACCTCGACGCGGCGGTCTCCACGGCTGAAAGCGTCGCCAACGACCACCTCCGGGAGGCCATCGAGGAGCAGGACGTGACCATCGAGGGGACGGACCTGCTGTCGCTGGTCGAACGCGGCGCGGGCGTCGACTCGCTGCTCCAGCGGGAACTGGCCGACGAGTACGCCGCCGCCGTCGAGAAAGCCCGCGACCACCTCGTCGACGCGCTGGCGCTCCGAGACATGGAGGCGACGGCGCGCCGGGCCTTCCCCGACGAGCCGGCCTACCCGGTCGAACACAGCGAGGACGTCGTCGCCCGTCTCCGCGAGGAACTGACCGCCGCGCGCGACCAGCGCGCGACCCGCCGGAAACGGGAGCTGGCCGACGACCTCGCCGAGATGCGCGAGGCAGCCGAGTCGCTGGTCGACGCGACGCTGGAACTGGACGTGGAG
The genomic region above belongs to Haloarcula hispanica ATCC 33960 and contains:
- a CDS encoding helix-hairpin-helix domain-containing protein; this translates as MELESVPGVGAKTAAALRELDDPEAALRDGDVASLAHAPGISEGRAARIARGAIRAEHDDPGGFTATKRAREIHEDALALLTERTVTDYAAKRLETIYPSGVRSRIEEVRAFAESAMARDPDPAVLDALSAVEPLSEPGDVRVRDRCLATRDAERYADAQAAIPEVSVEVVDDARQLAELARSYSTVVALDEAFAGVDVDGDVRVEPNALEEPESVVPERVLTFFARNRDRIRAAAEVHRVADLDSPCDLETLLSALDQLDEDGSVSGDEELDRLATAVDDLDAAVSTAESVANDHLREAIEEQDVTIEGTDLLSLVERGAGVDSLLQRELADEYAAAVEKARDHLVDALALRDMEATARRAFPDEPAYPVEHSEDVVARLREELTAARDQRATRRKRELADDLAEMREAAESLVDATLELDVELAIARFAADFDCTMPDLTESEGVAIEGGRSPLLDVPFETVEPVDYAVEGVTVLSGVNSGGKTSTLDLVALVTTLAHMGLPVPAESARVGRVSELHYHAKTQGTLDAGAFEATLREFGDLVADVDHRNPGRDDGAATDGPAAGTDDRPVMVLVDELESITEPGASAKIMAGILEALGERQATAIFVSHLARDISEAAETDISIDGIEAKGLENGELRVERSPVKGKLARSTPELIVEKLADDGADDADGFYSDLLGKFE